One Drosophila yakuba strain Tai18E2 chromosome 4, Prin_Dyak_Tai18E2_2.1, whole genome shotgun sequence genomic window carries:
- the LOC6523694 gene encoding 40S ribosomal protein S3a, giving the protein MAVGKNKGLSKGGKKGGKKKVVDPFSRKDWYDVKAPNMFQTRQIGKTLVNRTQGQRIASDYLKGRVFEVSLADLQKDIDPERSFRKFRLIAEDVQDRNVLCNFHGMDLTTDKYRSMVKKWQTLIEAIVEAKTVDGYLLRVFCIGFTAKDQQSQRKTCYAQQSQVRKIRARMTDIITNEVSGADLKQLVNKLALDSIAKDIEKSCQRIYPLHDVYIRKVKVLKKPRFDVSKLLDLHGDGGGKSVEAVVSSEGAVIDRPEGYEPPVQEAV; this is encoded by the exons ATGGCAGTCGGCAAAAATAAAGGTCTCTCCAAGGGTGGCAAGAAGGGCGGTAAAAAGAAGGTGGTGGATCCTTTTTCGCGCAAGGATTGGTACGATGTTAAAGCACCGAATATGTTTCAAACCCGCCAAATCGGTAAAACACTTGTAAACCGTACCCAGGGTCAAAGAATAGCGTCGGATTATTTGAAGGGTCGCGTTTTTGAAGTGTCTTTAGCGGACTTGCAAAAGGATATTGATCCAGAACGTTCTTTTCGCAAGTTCCGTCTGATTGCAGAGGATGTTCAAGACCGAAATGTGCTTTGTAACTTTCATGGCATGGACTTGACTACGGACAAGTACAG GTCAATGGTTAAAAAGTGGCAAACACTAATTGAAGCTATTGTTGAAGCAAAGACTGTAGATGGGTACCTCTTGCGAGTGTTTTGTATCGGATTTACTGCCAAGGATCAGCAGTCTCAGCGCAAAACATGTTATGCTCAACAATCGCAAGTTCGAAAGATTCGTGCTCGCATGACCGACATTATTACCAACGAAGTTAGTGGTGCCGATCTAAAGCAGCTAGTTAACAAACTTGCTCTGGACTCAATTGCGAAAGACATTGAAAAAAGCTGTCAGCGCATATATCCATTACATGATGTTTACATTCGTAAAGTCAAGGTATTGAAGAAACCGCGCTTCGACGTCTCAAAGCTTCTGGATCTACATGGCGATGGTGGTGGCAAATCCGTGGAAGCCGTTGTTTCCTCCGAGGGAGCCGTGATCGACCGCCCCGAAGGTTATGAGCCCCCAGTACAGGAAGCTGTTTAA